From the Anaeromyxobacter dehalogenans 2CP-1 genome, the window GTCACGAAGGCGCTCGAGCGCGGCGTGCCGGCGGACGTGCTCCAGGCGGTGCTCTCGAACGACCTGGCGCGGATGCCGGAGGACGTGCGGCTGGGCGTCCGCTACGCGCGCGCGGTGCTCGCGCACGCGCCGGAGGCGGACGGGCTGCGCGAGGAGATCGTGGCGCGCTGGGGCCCGCGCGCGCTCATCGCGCTGGCGTTCGCGGTCAACGCGGGCCGGCTCTACCCGACGTTGAAGTACGCGATGGGCCACGGCAAGTCGTGCCAGCGCGTGCACGTCGGCGACCTGCCGGTCGCGGTGGTGCGGGGGGCGGCGGCGTGACCGGCGCGGCCAGGGATTTCGAGCCGCACCGGCCGGATCTGGTGCAGGTCGCCTACCGGATGCTGGGCTCGGTGGCCGAGGCGGAGGACGTGGTGCAGGACGCGTTCCTGCGCTGGAACGCCGCGCCGCGCGACGGGGTCGAGTCGCCGCGCGCGTTCCTCATCTGCACGGTCACGCGGCTCTGCCTCGACCGCCTGAAGTCCGCGCGCACGCAGCGGGAGGAGTATGTCGGGACCTGGCTGCCGGAGCCGCTGGTGGAGGCGGAGGGCACGGGGCTGGCGCACGACCTCTCGATCGCGCTGCTCGTCACCCTGCAGCGCCTCTCGCCGCTCGAGCGCGCCGCGTTCCTGCTCCACGACGTGTTCGACATGGAGTTCGCGGACGTCGCGGGCGTGCTGGCGCGCTCCGAGGCCGCGGTCCGCCAGCTCGCGGCGCGCGCGCGGGGGCACGTGCGCGAGGCGAGGCCGCGCTTCCGCGCGTCCGACGAGGAGGCGCGGCGACTCGCCGACGCCTTCCAGGCGGCGCTGACGAGCGGCGACCTCGGGACGCTCTCGAGGCTGCTCGCGGAGGACGCGGTGTTCTACGCGGACGGCGGCGGCAAGCGCGCGGCGGTGCTCCAGCCGATCGAGGGCCGGGCCGCCATCGTGGAGTTCCTCTCGAAGATCGTGAAGCACCCCTCGTTCCCGGGCGCGAAGGCCTACCAGCGCGCCTGGATCAACGGCATGCCCGGATTCGTGGTGCACGGTCCCGAGGGCGTCGAGACCCTGGCGATCGAGATCGGCGACGGGCGCGTGGTGGGGATCTACGCCGTCCGCAACCCGGACAAGCTCCGCCACCTCTCGTAGGCGTGCCTGCGGGCTCGCACGAGTCTCACGACCTGCCCGCGTTGGCTCGGGCGGGGCGGCGCGGCGGGCTGCGCGCGCACCCCGCCGGATCACGAGACGGCGCCGGCGTCCTCGGCGTGCGTGCGGGGCGCGTCGAACAGGGCGACGCAGGATTGGCACGTCACCTGGCGCGGATGCTTGGTGGATCGGCGATCGGGACCGCTCTCCCCGCAGGCGATGGCGTGCGTGCGCGTGTCGTAGAAGTGGACGAGCGAGGCTGGGGTCTGCGACTGGGCGTTCATGGGCTCCCTCCGGGCCGGCTTGTCGGGAGCGGCGTGCTCCGGCGCAGGCTGCGGTCGCCCTTCAATCTGGACACGGACCGGCCGGCGTGCCGAGGCGGGCGCCGCCGCGCGGGTCCTCGGCGCGGCACGACGGGGCGTCCACGTATTCGTCAGGCGCGGCACGACCTCGCCGACGAACGGCGGTTCGCGCCGGCGGAGGCGGGCGTCAATCGCGTTCGCGAGCGCTCGGCCGGTCCGCCCAGCGCGTGTGAGGGGAACGGCCGTACCGGGCGCCCGCTCCGCGCCGGCACGCCTCGCGCGCGCTCCTCCGTGGTTCACGAAGAGTGTCAGAGGCGCGTGCGACGATTCGCGCATGGACGCCGCTCCTCTCGCCGGCCTCGGGGCCGCGGACCTGCCGGGCACCGCCGCGGCGGAGCACGCGTTCCTGCCGCTTCGCGAGCTGGTTCCGTACAGTCGCGCGGACCTGGACCGCTGGTTCCGGGGTGGCGAGCCGGAGGCGGACGAGCTCGAGCGAATGCTGGCGTGGGCGTCGCGGGGGCGCGGCGCGATCGACCTCGCCGTCGCCGAGGGGCTGGCGGCGCTCTGCCGGGGCGAGCGGCTCGCGTCCCTCGGCTTCCACCTCGACGACTACGCGCGCGAGGTCCTCGAGATCGGGAAGCGCGCGGCGGAGGGCCTGGCGCGGCTGGGCGCGGGGCTGCGCACGCGTCCGCGCCTGCGCGAGGCGCTGCGGTCGGGGCGGGTGGGGCTCCGCGCGGCGGAGACGGTGCTCGCGGTGGCGTCCGGCGACGCGGAGGCGTTCTGGGTGGAGCGCGCGGCCCGGCAGACGGTCCGCGAGCTGGAAGACGCGGTGCGGCGGGCGGGGGGCGCCGGACCGGACGACGCGGACGAGGCGTGGGTGACGCTGCGCACGCAGCTGCCCGAGGCCGAGC encodes:
- a CDS encoding sigma-70 family RNA polymerase sigma factor, which gives rise to MTGAARDFEPHRPDLVQVAYRMLGSVAEAEDVVQDAFLRWNAAPRDGVESPRAFLICTVTRLCLDRLKSARTQREEYVGTWLPEPLVEAEGTGLAHDLSIALLVTLQRLSPLERAAFLLHDVFDMEFADVAGVLARSEAAVRQLAARARGHVREARPRFRASDEEARRLADAFQAALTSGDLGTLSRLLAEDAVFYADGGGKRAAVLQPIEGRAAIVEFLSKIVKHPSFPGAKAYQRAWINGMPGFVVHGPEGVETLAIEIGDGRVVGIYAVRNPDKLRHLS